A region from the Misgurnus anguillicaudatus chromosome 7, ASM2758022v2, whole genome shotgun sequence genome encodes:
- the LOC141365333 gene encoding cilia- and flagella-associated protein 99-like yields MSYKELIKEVTRLLDNFQEDKQCIDSFTEDAAKELKNLSSDNQMFVIDTLHGCVTHKKLLDTVVNIFYIYHGKTLLRVDRNMFIVVCYLAMFQLDDLGLEHFSRIIKSLDVSKMHKFLSFFFNTNNLTNQIQEEWSHIYDETVVKSNWITPLLRRCSEIEVLLNQLARKMGKGILPKKPPRKKTEPKEFNLTQPKPRPLPSPEVIPQQDKPKPVPTSTHRSPKEPEILDEMKQRNRQQALHVLYEANSQQFRCANPQKSEKTQNEISQILQSRDAELKFDQTYTSGSPSTQKANSLPVKLNTTAILREGALYNRQLEEELQRLERLSKGANDPSAFIQWQKEMKEKDLQEELAELERRRLEGRISHEEAVLARERVLERNHHKAQQAKEETAELMRKYAEKRVKEEKEMRELVQQVADGHKNSKAAKAKLQEIKQRIVKEVSEQSRELLSQALEEAQAELSRKMELIRQIHAIESIPLDRQKFIDDTETAGHDLLCEMSLAELRERLMMLRELQQFEQEERRSRILQEKQVKEQMLLEQLDHISLCRSLAEQASAVRSQEEKRLRSELREAVSKDERVLFLQKTLEQKQQERQQIKTDKTNSKRNEQGTTITVKSSILKKQVLEEQHWQEMERSLEQQVFGVIQSSNKTGAGQNQRRVC; encoded by the exons ATGAGCTACAAAGAACTTATCAAGGAAGTCACAAGACTTTTGGACAATTTTCAAGAAGACAAACAATGCATTGACAGCTTTACAGAAGATGCTGCCAAGGAACTTAAG AATCTTTCCTCTGATAACCAGATGTTTGTTATTGATACTTTACATGGATGTGTCACACACAAAAAGCTTTTGGATACTGTGGTAAACATATTCTATATTTACCATGGGAAAACTTTACTCAGAGTGGACCGAAACATGTTCATTG TTGTCTGTTACCTTGCCATGTTCCAGCTTGATGATTTGGGCCTGGAGCATTTCAGTAGGATAATAAAGTCTCTAGATGTCTCAAAAATGCACAAA TTCCtgagttttttctttaacacCAATAACCTCACAAACCAGATCCAGGAGGAATGGAGTCACATCTATGATGAGACTGTTGTAAAGAGTAACTGGATCACCCCATTGCTCAG AAGGTGCAGTGAGATTGAAGTACTTTTGAATCAGCTCGCTAGAAAAATGGGCAAAGGAATTTTGCCAAAGAAACCAcccagaaaaaaaacagaaccCAAAGAATTTAATCTGACCCAGCCCAAACCTCGACCACTCCCTTCTCCTGAAGTCATCCCACAGCAGGACAAGCCCAAGCCA GTACCAACCAGCACTCACAGATCTCCAAAGGAACCAGAGATTCTGGACGAGATGAAACAGAGGAACCGACAGCAAGCATTA CATGTACTGTATGAAGCAAACTCTCAACAGTTTAGATGTGCAAATCCACAGAAGTCTGAGAAAACTCAG AATGAGATATCCCAGATTCTTCAAAGCCGTGATGCAGAGCTTAAATTTGACCAAACGTATACTTCTGGCAGCCCTTCCACCCAAAAG GCAAACAGCTTACCAGTCAAACTGAATACAACAGCCATCCTGCGAGAGGGTGCTTTGTATAATCGTCAACTGGAAGAGGAGTTACAAAG ATTAGAGCGTTTGTCTAAGGGTGCGAATGATCCATCTGCGTTCATCCAGTGGCAGAAGGAGATGAAAGAGAAAGATCTTCAGGAGGAACTAGCTGAACTGGAGCGCCGGCGACTGGAGGGGCGAATCAGCCATGAGGAGGCGGTGCTGGCGCGAGAACGCGTCCTGGAGCGCAACCACCATAAAGCTCAGCAGGCTAAAGAGGAG ACAGCAGAGCTGATGCGCAAGTATGCAGAGAAACGTGTGAAGGAGGAGAAGGAAATGAGGGAGCTGGTACAGCAAGTGGCTGACGGGCACAAGAACTCCAAAGCTGCTAAAGCCAAGCTACAAGAAATCAAACAGCGCATTG TTAAGGAGGTCTCGGAGCAAAGCAGGGAACTCCTCAGTCAGGCTCTGGAGGAAGCACAGGCTGAGCTAAGCAGGAAAATGGAGCTTATTCGTCAGATTCATGCTATTGAATCAATCCCTCTGGACAGACAAAAGTTTATAGATGACACTGAG ACTGCTGGTCATGATCTGCTGTGCGAGATGTCTTTGGCGGAGCTGCGGGAGCGTTTGATGATGCTGAGAGAGTTACAGCAGTTCGAGCAAGAGGAGAGGAGAAGCCGGATCCTGCAGGAGAAGCAGGTGAAGGAGCAGATGTTGTTGGAGCAGCTAGATCACATCTCTCTGTGCAGAAGTCTAGCAGAGCAGGCCTCTGCTGTACGCAG TCAGGAGGAGAAACGGTTGCGAAGTGAACTGAGGGAGGCTGTCAGTAAAGATGAGCGAGTGCTGTTCCTTCAGAAGACCCTAGAGCAGAAACAACAGGAAAGACAGCAGATAAAGACTGATAAAACCAATTCAAAGAGAAATGAACAGGGGACCACTATTACAGTCAAGAGCTCCATCCTTAAAAAG CAAGTTCTTGAGGAACAGCACTGGCAGGAGATGGAACGCAGTTTGGAACAGCAGGTTTTCGGGGTCATCCAGTCCTCCAACAAAACTGGTGCTGGTCAAAACCAAAGGCGAGTTTGCTGA
- the LOC129418210 gene encoding lateral signaling target protein 2 homolog isoform X1 gives MNRFRKWLYKPKRSDPQLLAQFYYADEELNQVATELDSLDGRKDPQRCTLLVNQFRSCQDNVLNIINQIMDECIPEDRANRDFCVKFPEEIRHDNLAGQLWFGAECLAAGSIIMNREIESMAMRPLAKDLTRSLEEVRNITRDQALRDLNNYTDRMKEALRQFDSLFAEFELSYVSAMVPVKSPKEYYIQQEVIVLFCETVERALKLEYLTQDMIDDYEPALMFTIPRLAIVCGLVIYSEGPLNLDRKPEDMSELFRPFRTLMRKIRDLLQTLTEEELMTLERSLCISQDGEFSTGPSVSSSKDPSISTGPECQLEILEKDEDDLEAVDLTLSVTQEDDVIWKTDEVCKDQQEEPCESEEEEEEEEVATDADLACSMQYDEEEIEQLNMMVHQVGDEMSTLLSPPSQNQSPAHHPRQYRGNGVEGSSATSSTQASPRRVPGSYHDDDRVFFMDDLEVGGFVRDGEISRRQLPLPAVCLRSPENTRSDSSCNGWLTVCQSSDSTSLGCQHKLSQSVESLGPLVNGWEGSHDEVSVEAAEEIANRTGGMKLSATVIFNPHSPSLSDLAVVLPQSTDVLEPGEGGALVATQCLLNSCVCCAGGCVDNHEDAVAMETAGRGMMLGFDKHKLTITSSVIQSAVAAGSQGKGNGHLPLTLPPAQGHLTPPGGSQDCSQYPCCEKCLASTLLAQDRGLGQGDGSPSCPHQDTGCWVQHNTTGKGRSEGLGKQSKDDNKKNSSNSQESPLSSVPSSDVEAVSVTTCSLSSSYTPSPVGSLTTSSDISEDLDHQDIQVALHAAKLAAHNKIRSRFHSSSDLIHRLFVCISGVADQLQTNYASDLRSILKTLFEVMATKSEQGDNEKPKKGPCLGNAVLEDCALCQETISSSELAAKAREGQFEDPPEWVPDEACNSCIACKAPFTVIRRKHHCRSCGKIFCSRCSSHSAPLPRYGQMKPVRVCTHCYIFHVTPFYSDRTGI, from the exons ATGAATCGCTTCCGAAAGTGGCTTTACAAGCCAAAG AGGTCAGATCCACAGTTGCTGGCCCAGTTCTACTATGCAGATGAAGAGCTGAACCAGGTGGCCACCGAGTTGGACAGTCTGGATGGCAGGAAGGACCCTCAGCGTTGTACTCTACTGGTGAACCAATTCCGCTCCTGCCAG GACAATGTGTTGAACATCATAAATCAGATTATGGATGAGTGCATACCTGAAGACCGGGCCAACAGAGACTTCTGTGTAAAGTTCCCAGAAGAAATCCGCCATGACAACCTTGCCGGGCAGCTGTGGTTTGGAGCGGAG tgtttagCAGCAGGATCAATCATCATGAATCGTGAAATTGAGAGCATGGCCATGCGGCCACTAGCCAAAGATCTCACCCGCAGTCTGGAGGAGGTACGTAACATCACCAGAGATCAAGCGCTGCGTGATCTCAACAACTACACCGACCGCATGAAGGAAGCTCTCCGACAGTTCGACAGCCTTTTCGCTGAGTTTGAGCTCAG ctaTGTGTCAGCCATGGTGCCTGTGAAGTCTCCTAAAGAGTATTACATCCAGCAGGAGGTGATTGTACTCTTCTGTGAGACAGTTGAGAG GGCCCTGAAGCTTGAGTACCTCACACAGGACATGATTGACGACTATGAGCCAGCTCTCATGTTTACAATCCCTAGACTTGCCATTGTCTG TGGCCTTGTTATCTACTCCGAAGGGCCTCTTAACCTCGACCGCAAACCAGAGGACATGTCCGAACTCTTCCGTCCTTTTCGCACTTTGATGAGAAAAATAAG GGACCTGCTGCAGACCCTAACAGAAGAAGAGCTCATGACGCTGGAGCGCAGCCTCTGTATATCCCAGGATGGAGAATTTTCCACAGGGCCCAGCGTGTCATCATCCAAGGACCCAAGCATTTCCACAGGCCCTGAGTGTCAGTTAGAGATACTAGAGAAAGATGAAGATGACCTAGAGGCAGTGGACCTTACACTCTCTGTGACCCAGGAAGACGATGTCATATGGAAAACGGATGAAGTTTGTAAAGACCAGCAAGAGGAACCATGCGAGAgtgaagaagaagaggaggaggaggaggtggCTACAGATGCAGACTTGGCTTGCTCCATGCAGTATGATGAGGAAGAGATCGAGCAGCTCAATATGATGGTGCATCAAGTTGGGGACGAAATGTCCACGTTGCTTTCCCCTCCGAGCCAGAATCAGTCTCCTGCCCACCACCCTCGACAATATAGAGGAAACGGTGTTGAAGGTTCAAGTGCAACATCTAGCACTCAGGCATCTCCTCGGAGAGTCCCAGGCTCCTACCATGATGATGATAGAGTTTTCTTTATGGACGACCTTGAGGTGGGGGGATTTGTAAGAGATGGTGAGATTTCCCGAAGGCAGCTTCCCCTTCCTGCCGTATGCCTCCGATCCCCTGAAAATACCAGATCCGACTCTTCCTGTAACGGTTGGTTGACAGTCTGTCAGTCAAGTGACAGCACCAGTTTGGGTTGCCAGCACAAACTGAGCCAATCTGTTGAATCTTTGGGCCCTCTGGTGAATGGTTGGGAAGGATCGCATGACGAGGTAAGCGTGGAGGCTGCTGAAGAGATCGCCAATCGCACCGGTGGAATGAAGCTGTCAGCCACTGTAATATTTAACCCTCATTCTCCAAGCTTATCTGACCTGGCTGTCGTCTTACCTCAGTCAACAGATGTTTTGGAGCCTGGCGAGGGCGGGGCTTTAGTTGCCACTCAGTGCCTGCTTAACTCCTGCGTGTGCTGTGCTGGCGGATGCGTCGACAACCATGAGGacgctgttgccatggagacAGCCGGGCGGGGAATGATGCTGGGATTTGATAAACACAAGCTTACCATCACAAGCTCTGTTATCCAATCGGCAGTAGCTGCTGGCAGCCAAGGAAAAGGAAATGGACATTTACCGCTCACCTTGCCCCCGGCCCAGGGCCACCTCACCCCTCCTGGGGGCAGTCAGGACTGTTCCCAATATCCCTGCTGTGAGAAATGTCTGGCAAGCACACTTCTGGCTCAGGATAGAGGCTTAGGACAAGGAGATGGAAGTCCTAGTTGTCCCCATCAGGACACCGGATGCTGGGTTCAACATAACACTACAGGCAAAGGGAGATCAGAGGGTCTCGGAAAACAGTCCAAAGACGACAACAAAAAGAACTCCag CAATTCTCAGGAGTCTCCCCTCAGTTCTGTCCCAAGCAGTGACGTTGAGGCTGTATCTGTTACTACATGCAGTTTGTCAAGTTCATACACACCCAG CCCTGTTGGTAGTCTGACCACCAGCTCGGACATATCTGAGGATCTGGACCATCAGGACATTCAGGTGGCTTTGCATGCTGCCAAACTCGCTGCTCACAACAAAATTCGCTCACGTTTCCATAGCAGTAGTGACCTCATCCACCGTCTTTTTGTCTGCATATCAG gtgTGGCCGATCAGTTGCAAACAAACTATGCGAGTGACCTGCGGAGCATCTTAAAGACGCTGTTTGAGGTCATGGCTACAAAATCAGAGCAAGGGGACAACGAGAAGCCCAAGAAAG GTCCCTGTCTGGGCAACGCAGTTTTAGAAGACTGTGCGCTCTGTCAGGAAACCATCTCTTCATCAGAACTCGCTGCCAAAGCCCGAGAGGGACAATTTGAAG
- the LOC129418210 gene encoding lateral signaling target protein 2 homolog isoform X2 translates to MNRFRKWLYKPKRSDPQLLAQFYYADEELNQVATELDSLDGRKDPQRCTLLVNQFRSCQDNVLNIINQIMDECIPEDRANRDFCVKFPEEIRHDNLAGQLWFGAECLAAGSIIMNREIESMAMRPLAKDLTRSLEEVRNITRDQALRDLNNYTDRMKEALRQFDSLFAEFELSYVSAMVPVKSPKEYYIQQEVIVLFCETVERALKLEYLTQDMIDDYEPALMFTIPRLAIVCGLVIYSEGPLNLDRKPEDMSELFRPFRTLMRKIRDLLQTLTEEELMTLERSLCISQDGEFSTGPSVSSSKDPSISTGPECQLEILEKDEDDLEAVDLTLSVTQEDDVIWKTDEVCKDQQEEPCESEEEEEEEEVATDADLACSMQYDEEEIEQLNMMVHQVGDEMSTLLSPPSQNQSPAHHPRQYRGNGVEGSSATSSTQASPRRVPGSYHDDDRVFFMDDLEVGGFVRDGEISRRQLPLPAVCLRSPENTRSDSSCNGWLTVCQSSDSTSLGCQHKLSQSVESLGPLVNGWEGSHDEVSVEAAEEIANRTGGMKLSATVIFNPHSPSLSDLAVVLPQSTDVLEPGEGGALVATQCLLNSCVCCAGGCVDNHEDAVAMETAGRGMMLGFDKHKLTITSSVIQSAVAAGSQGKGNGHLPLTLPPAQGHLTPPGGSQDCSQYPCCEKCLASTLLAQDRGLGQGDGSPSCPHQDTGCWVQHNTTGKGRSEGLGKQSKDDNKKNSSPVGSLTTSSDISEDLDHQDIQVALHAAKLAAHNKIRSRFHSSSDLIHRLFVCISGVADQLQTNYASDLRSILKTLFEVMATKSEQGDNEKPKKGPCLGNAVLEDCALCQETISSSELAAKAREGQFEDPPEWVPDEACNSCIACKAPFTVIRRKHHCRSCGKIFCSRCSSHSAPLPRYGQMKPVRVCTHCYIFHVTPFYSDRTGI, encoded by the exons ATGAATCGCTTCCGAAAGTGGCTTTACAAGCCAAAG AGGTCAGATCCACAGTTGCTGGCCCAGTTCTACTATGCAGATGAAGAGCTGAACCAGGTGGCCACCGAGTTGGACAGTCTGGATGGCAGGAAGGACCCTCAGCGTTGTACTCTACTGGTGAACCAATTCCGCTCCTGCCAG GACAATGTGTTGAACATCATAAATCAGATTATGGATGAGTGCATACCTGAAGACCGGGCCAACAGAGACTTCTGTGTAAAGTTCCCAGAAGAAATCCGCCATGACAACCTTGCCGGGCAGCTGTGGTTTGGAGCGGAG tgtttagCAGCAGGATCAATCATCATGAATCGTGAAATTGAGAGCATGGCCATGCGGCCACTAGCCAAAGATCTCACCCGCAGTCTGGAGGAGGTACGTAACATCACCAGAGATCAAGCGCTGCGTGATCTCAACAACTACACCGACCGCATGAAGGAAGCTCTCCGACAGTTCGACAGCCTTTTCGCTGAGTTTGAGCTCAG ctaTGTGTCAGCCATGGTGCCTGTGAAGTCTCCTAAAGAGTATTACATCCAGCAGGAGGTGATTGTACTCTTCTGTGAGACAGTTGAGAG GGCCCTGAAGCTTGAGTACCTCACACAGGACATGATTGACGACTATGAGCCAGCTCTCATGTTTACAATCCCTAGACTTGCCATTGTCTG TGGCCTTGTTATCTACTCCGAAGGGCCTCTTAACCTCGACCGCAAACCAGAGGACATGTCCGAACTCTTCCGTCCTTTTCGCACTTTGATGAGAAAAATAAG GGACCTGCTGCAGACCCTAACAGAAGAAGAGCTCATGACGCTGGAGCGCAGCCTCTGTATATCCCAGGATGGAGAATTTTCCACAGGGCCCAGCGTGTCATCATCCAAGGACCCAAGCATTTCCACAGGCCCTGAGTGTCAGTTAGAGATACTAGAGAAAGATGAAGATGACCTAGAGGCAGTGGACCTTACACTCTCTGTGACCCAGGAAGACGATGTCATATGGAAAACGGATGAAGTTTGTAAAGACCAGCAAGAGGAACCATGCGAGAgtgaagaagaagaggaggaggaggaggtggCTACAGATGCAGACTTGGCTTGCTCCATGCAGTATGATGAGGAAGAGATCGAGCAGCTCAATATGATGGTGCATCAAGTTGGGGACGAAATGTCCACGTTGCTTTCCCCTCCGAGCCAGAATCAGTCTCCTGCCCACCACCCTCGACAATATAGAGGAAACGGTGTTGAAGGTTCAAGTGCAACATCTAGCACTCAGGCATCTCCTCGGAGAGTCCCAGGCTCCTACCATGATGATGATAGAGTTTTCTTTATGGACGACCTTGAGGTGGGGGGATTTGTAAGAGATGGTGAGATTTCCCGAAGGCAGCTTCCCCTTCCTGCCGTATGCCTCCGATCCCCTGAAAATACCAGATCCGACTCTTCCTGTAACGGTTGGTTGACAGTCTGTCAGTCAAGTGACAGCACCAGTTTGGGTTGCCAGCACAAACTGAGCCAATCTGTTGAATCTTTGGGCCCTCTGGTGAATGGTTGGGAAGGATCGCATGACGAGGTAAGCGTGGAGGCTGCTGAAGAGATCGCCAATCGCACCGGTGGAATGAAGCTGTCAGCCACTGTAATATTTAACCCTCATTCTCCAAGCTTATCTGACCTGGCTGTCGTCTTACCTCAGTCAACAGATGTTTTGGAGCCTGGCGAGGGCGGGGCTTTAGTTGCCACTCAGTGCCTGCTTAACTCCTGCGTGTGCTGTGCTGGCGGATGCGTCGACAACCATGAGGacgctgttgccatggagacAGCCGGGCGGGGAATGATGCTGGGATTTGATAAACACAAGCTTACCATCACAAGCTCTGTTATCCAATCGGCAGTAGCTGCTGGCAGCCAAGGAAAAGGAAATGGACATTTACCGCTCACCTTGCCCCCGGCCCAGGGCCACCTCACCCCTCCTGGGGGCAGTCAGGACTGTTCCCAATATCCCTGCTGTGAGAAATGTCTGGCAAGCACACTTCTGGCTCAGGATAGAGGCTTAGGACAAGGAGATGGAAGTCCTAGTTGTCCCCATCAGGACACCGGATGCTGGGTTCAACATAACACTACAGGCAAAGGGAGATCAGAGGGTCTCGGAAAACAGTCCAAAGACGACAACAAAAAGAACTCCag CCCTGTTGGTAGTCTGACCACCAGCTCGGACATATCTGAGGATCTGGACCATCAGGACATTCAGGTGGCTTTGCATGCTGCCAAACTCGCTGCTCACAACAAAATTCGCTCACGTTTCCATAGCAGTAGTGACCTCATCCACCGTCTTTTTGTCTGCATATCAG gtgTGGCCGATCAGTTGCAAACAAACTATGCGAGTGACCTGCGGAGCATCTTAAAGACGCTGTTTGAGGTCATGGCTACAAAATCAGAGCAAGGGGACAACGAGAAGCCCAAGAAAG GTCCCTGTCTGGGCAACGCAGTTTTAGAAGACTGTGCGCTCTGTCAGGAAACCATCTCTTCATCAGAACTCGCTGCCAAAGCCCGAGAGGGACAATTTGAAG